A window of Citrus sinensis cultivar Valencia sweet orange chromosome 7, DVS_A1.0, whole genome shotgun sequence contains these coding sequences:
- the LOC107175441 gene encoding vinorine synthase-like — MSKFLRPPNLEVMQQLIPPSPQSLKLEASERELLVVQVNYFSPGDVAVGICIWHGLADGSAIFNFMKLWAEINRGVNEKICNNVVLDCTSLFPPHSSIKDQHIKPQSTSKVVFKRLFFDGKKIVALKEKVNKEIMVGSFDHELQASRFMVVSSLIWGAFIAIVRERKRAINNKLYSHAMYYTVNLRSKMNPPMIPQCMGNIFRFVRAEWSLAEDDDIEVTSLVKEVIKEKRNVSNVMNNIEYLGFMKDMNEAWEDSRSLTLTSVFGLRYYEVDFGWGKPVWHSNGSISVPNGAFLSDTKDGEGVEAWVALYDEDMDKFEKNPSIMAYASSNPSILIEK, encoded by the coding sequence ATGTCGAAGTTTCTTCGACCACCGAATTTGGAGGTGATGCAACAATTAATCCCACCAAGCCCACAGTCATTGAAATTAGAGGCTTCTGAAAGAGAGCTTTTGGTTGTTCAAGTAAATTATTTCAGTCCCGGTGACGTAGCAGTTGGTATCTGTATATGGCATGGATTGGCAGATGGTTCAGCAATCTTCAACTTCATGAAATTGTGGGCTGAGATCAATCGTGgagtaaatgaaaaaatttgcaATAACGTCGTTTTAGATTGCACCTCTTTGTTTCCTCCGCACAGTTCAATAAAGGATCAGCATATAAAGCCACAGTCAACATCTAAAGTTGTGTTCAAAAGATTGTTTTTTGATGGCAAGAAGATAGTGGCTCTAAAAGAGAAGGTGAACAAAGAAATAATGGTGGGCAGTTTTGATCATGAGTTACAAGCATCGCGTTTCATGGTTGTTTCATCACTCATTTGGGGTGCTTTCATTGCTATAGTTCGAGAAAGAAAGAGGGCAATTAATAACAAGTTGTACTCTCATGCAATGTATTATACTGTGAATTTGCGGAGCAAGATGAATCCACCAATGATTCCACAATGCATGGGTAACATTTTTCGGTTTGTAAGGGCAGAATGGTCTCTAGCCGAGGATGACGACATAGAGGTAACAAGTTTAGTGAAAGAAGTgatcaaagaaaagagaaatgtAAGCAATGTGatgaataatattgaatatttaGGTTTCATGAAGGATATGAATGAAGCATGGGAAGATTCAAGGTCGTTAACTTTAACTAGTGTGTTTGGATTGCGTTATTATGAAGTTGATTTTGGTTGGGGAAAGCCTGTTTGGCATAGTAATGGGTCGATTTCAGTACCTAATGGTGCTTTTTTATCAGATACAAAAGATGGTGAAGGAGTAGAAGCATGGGTGGCACTGTACGACGAAGACATggacaaatttgaaaaaaaccCTAGCATCATGGCTTATGCTTCCTCTAACCCTAGCATACTTATAGAAAAGTAG